The Columba livia isolate bColLiv1 breed racing homer chromosome 21, bColLiv1.pat.W.v2, whole genome shotgun sequence genome has a segment encoding these proteins:
- the TARDBP gene encoding TAR DNA-binding protein 43: MSEYIRVTEDENDEPIEIPSEDDGTVLLSTVTAQFPGACGLRYRNPVSQCMRGVRLVEGILHAPEAGWGNLVYVVNYPKDNKRKMDETDASSAVKVKRAVQKTSDLIVLGLPWKTTEQDLKEYFSTFGEVLMVQVKKDIKTGHSKGFGFVRFTDYETQVKVMSQRHMIDGRWCDCKLPNSKQSPDEPLRSRKVFVGRCTEDMTADELQQFFAQYGEVVDVFIPKPFRAFAFVTFADDQVAQSLCGEDLIIKGISVHISNAEPKHNSNRQLERGGRFGGNPGGFGNQGGFGNSRGGGGGLGNNQGSNMGGGMNFGAFSINPAMMAAAQAALQSSWGMMGMLASQQNQSGPSGNNQPQGNMQREQNQGFSSGNNSYGGSNSGAAIGWGSASNAGSSSGFNGGFGSSMDSKSSGWGM, translated from the exons ATGTCGGAGTATATCCGGGTGACGGAGGACGAGAACGACGAGCCCATCGAGATCCCGTCGGAGGATGACGGCACCGTGCTGCTCTCCACCGTCACGGCGCAGTTCCCCGGGGCCTGTGGGCTGCGCTACCGCAACCCGGTGTCGCAGTGCATGCGGGGCGTGCGGCTGGTGGAGGGCATCCTGCACGCGCCCGAGGCCGGCTGGGGAAACCTGGTCTACGTGGTCAACTACCCCAAAG ATAATAAGAGAAAAATGGATGAAACAGATGCATCATCAGCTGTGAAAGTGAAACGAGCAGTACAGAAGACTTCAGATTTAATAGTTTTGGGTCTTCCCTGGAAAACCACGGAACAAGACTTAAAGGAGTATTTCAGTACATTTGGAGAAGTTCTGATGGTGCAG GTGAAGAAGGATATTAAAACTGGCCACTCAAAAGGATTTGGGTTTGTTCGGTTTACGGATTATGAAACGCAGGTGAAAGTGATGTCTCAGCGGCACATGATAGATGGAAGATGGTGTGACTGTAAACTTCCCAATTCTAAG CAAAGTCCCGACGAACCTTTGCGTAGCAGAAAAGTGTTTGTTGGGCGCTGCACTGAGGACATGACGGCAGATGAGCTCCAACAGTTCTTTGCCCAGTATGGAGAAGTGGTAGATGTCTTCATTCCTAAACCCTTCCgagcttttgcttttgttacGTTTGCAGATGATCAG GTTGCCCAGTCTCTTTGTGGAGAGGACTTGATCATTAAAGGAATCAGCGTACATATATCCAATGCTGAACCTAAGCACAATAGCAATAGGCAGTTAGAGCGAGGTGGAAGATTTGGTGGTAACCCGGGAGGCTTTGGGAACCAAGGGGGGTTTGGCAACAGCCGAGGAGGTGGGGGAGGCCTGGGCAACAACCAGGGCAGCAACATGGGTGGAGGAATGAACTTCGGAGCCTTTAGCATCAACCCCGCCATGATGGCAGCGGCgcaggcagcgctgcagagcagctgggggaTGATGGGCATGCTGGCCAGCCAGCAGAACCAGTCGGGGCCCTCGGGAAACAACCAGCCGCAGGGCAACATGCAGCGAGAGCAGAACCAGGGCTTTAGTTCAGGAAATAACTCCTACGGCGGGTCCAACTCGGGGGCAGCCATAGGCTGGGGCTCAGCCTCGAACGCGGGCTCCAGCAGCGGGTTTAACGGAGGCTTTGGTTCAAGCATGGATTCCAAATCGTCAGGATGGGGAATGTAG
- the MASP2 gene encoding mannan-binding lectin serine protease 2 isoform X3, translating into MQTHQKRFLPRGSERSRLRQESSVMRLFVLLATLYSGLSSSLVLQKMYGRITSPSFPNVYPNNKERIWNITVPEGYSVRIYFTHFNLELSYLCEYDYVKLSSGGRTLATLCGKDSTDTEEAPGNKTYISMDNNLMVVFRSDYSNEKPFTGFEAFYAAEDIDECKRRFDGEPLCNHHCHNYVGGYYCSCRVGYTLHENKRTCTGRRTGISVRRRGAIFCCVNTEQVDPHNQHLGSSKQFWKMHCLSASGLRIPGAQSPAFGTAQHLTLQWKTQFTPAAYTAGRHFLIPLELMETFHVETPQERCAP; encoded by the exons ATGCAAACACACCAGAAGAGGTTCCTTCCCCGGGGCTCGGAGCGGAGCAGGCTCAGGCAGGAGAGCAGCGTGATGAG GCTGTTTGTCTTGCTTGCTACGCTCTACAGTGGGCTAAGCAGCAGCCTTGTGCTGCAGAAAATGTATGGAAGGATCACGTCCCCCAGCTTCCCAAATGTCTACCCAAATAACAAGGAGAGGATCTGGAATATTACTGTCCCCGAGGGATATTCTGTCCGCATCTACTTCACCCATTTCAACCTGGAGCTGTCCTACCTGTGTGAATACGATTATGTGAAG CTGAGCTCTGGTGGGAGGACCTTGGCTACGCTGTGTGGGAAGGATAGTACAGACACTGAGGAGGCTCCGGGCAACAAGACCTACATCTCCATGGACAACAATCTCATGGTGGTGTTTCGGTCTGACTACTCCAATGAGAAACCATTCACAGGCTTTGAGGCCTTTTATGCTGCTGAAG ATATTGATGAGTGCAAACGGCGGTTTGATGGTGAACCCCTCTGCAATCATCACTGTCACAACTACGTGGGGGGCTACTATTGCAGCTGTCGGGTTGGCTACACACTGCACGAAAACAAGAGGACGTGCACAG GACGGCGTACGGGGATCTCTGTGCGGAGGCGTGGTGCTATTTTTTGCTGCGTGAACACAGAGCAAGTTGATCCTCACAACCAGCACCTGGGCAGCTCCAAGCAGTTCTGGAAGATGCATTGCTTGAGTGCATCTGGGCTAAGGATCCCGGGAGCCCAATCTCCCGCCTTCGGTACTGCCCAGCATCTCACGCTTCAGTGGAAGACACAGTTCA ctcctgctgcgtACACAGCTGGGAGACACTTCCTGATCCCGCTGGAACTGATGGAGACCTTTCATGTGGAGACACCCCAGGAGCGCTGTGCCCCATGA
- the MASP2 gene encoding mannan-binding lectin serine protease 2 isoform X1 produces MQTHQKRFLPRGSERSRLRQESSVMRLFVLLATLYSGLSSSLVLQKMYGRITSPSFPNVYPNNKERIWNITVPEGYSVRIYFTHFNLELSYLCEYDYVKLSSGGRTLATLCGKDSTDTEEAPGNKTYISMDNNLMVVFRSDYSNEKPFTGFEAFYAAEDIDECKRRFDGEPLCNHHCHNYVGGYYCSCRVGYTLHENKRTCTDFCVTLGESLDTSFEHPSAKREVASLPGLTGKMFGRRTGISVRRRGAIFCCVNTEQVDPHNQHLGSSKQFWKMHCLSASGLRIPGAQSPAFGTAQHLTLQWKTQFTPAAYTAGRHFLIPLELMETFHVETPQERCAP; encoded by the exons ATGCAAACACACCAGAAGAGGTTCCTTCCCCGGGGCTCGGAGCGGAGCAGGCTCAGGCAGGAGAGCAGCGTGATGAG GCTGTTTGTCTTGCTTGCTACGCTCTACAGTGGGCTAAGCAGCAGCCTTGTGCTGCAGAAAATGTATGGAAGGATCACGTCCCCCAGCTTCCCAAATGTCTACCCAAATAACAAGGAGAGGATCTGGAATATTACTGTCCCCGAGGGATATTCTGTCCGCATCTACTTCACCCATTTCAACCTGGAGCTGTCCTACCTGTGTGAATACGATTATGTGAAG CTGAGCTCTGGTGGGAGGACCTTGGCTACGCTGTGTGGGAAGGATAGTACAGACACTGAGGAGGCTCCGGGCAACAAGACCTACATCTCCATGGACAACAATCTCATGGTGGTGTTTCGGTCTGACTACTCCAATGAGAAACCATTCACAGGCTTTGAGGCCTTTTATGCTGCTGAAG ATATTGATGAGTGCAAACGGCGGTTTGATGGTGAACCCCTCTGCAATCATCACTGTCACAACTACGTGGGGGGCTACTATTGCAGCTGTCGGGTTGGCTACACACTGCACGAAAACAAGAGGACGTGCACAG ACTTCTGTGTTACCTTGGGCGAGTCACTTGATACCAGCTTTGAACACCCATCTGCAAAACGAGAGGTGGCATCGCTGCCTGGACTTACTGGGAAGATGTTCG GACGGCGTACGGGGATCTCTGTGCGGAGGCGTGGTGCTATTTTTTGCTGCGTGAACACAGAGCAAGTTGATCCTCACAACCAGCACCTGGGCAGCTCCAAGCAGTTCTGGAAGATGCATTGCTTGAGTGCATCTGGGCTAAGGATCCCGGGAGCCCAATCTCCCGCCTTCGGTACTGCCCAGCATCTCACGCTTCAGTGGAAGACACAGTTCA ctcctgctgcgtACACAGCTGGGAGACACTTCCTGATCCCGCTGGAACTGATGGAGACCTTTCATGTGGAGACACCCCAGGAGCGCTGTGCCCCATGA
- the MASP2 gene encoding mannan-binding lectin serine protease 2 isoform X2, whose amino-acid sequence MQTHQKRFLPRGSERSRLRQESSVMRLFVLLATLYSGLSSSLVLQKMYGRITSPSFPNVYPNNKERIWNITVPEGYSVRIYFTHFNLELSYLCEYDYVKLSSGGRTLATLCGKDSTDTEEAPGNKTYISMDNNLMVVFRSDYSNEKPFTGFEAFYAAEDIDECKRRFDGEPLCNHHCHNYVGGYYCSCRVGYTLHENKRTCTDFCVTLGESLDTSFEHPSAKREVASLPGLTGKMFGRRTGISVRRRGAIFCCVNTEQVDPHNQHLGSSKQFWKMHCLSASGLRIPGAQSPAFGTAQHLTLQWKTQFTVLENLGQ is encoded by the exons ATGCAAACACACCAGAAGAGGTTCCTTCCCCGGGGCTCGGAGCGGAGCAGGCTCAGGCAGGAGAGCAGCGTGATGAG GCTGTTTGTCTTGCTTGCTACGCTCTACAGTGGGCTAAGCAGCAGCCTTGTGCTGCAGAAAATGTATGGAAGGATCACGTCCCCCAGCTTCCCAAATGTCTACCCAAATAACAAGGAGAGGATCTGGAATATTACTGTCCCCGAGGGATATTCTGTCCGCATCTACTTCACCCATTTCAACCTGGAGCTGTCCTACCTGTGTGAATACGATTATGTGAAG CTGAGCTCTGGTGGGAGGACCTTGGCTACGCTGTGTGGGAAGGATAGTACAGACACTGAGGAGGCTCCGGGCAACAAGACCTACATCTCCATGGACAACAATCTCATGGTGGTGTTTCGGTCTGACTACTCCAATGAGAAACCATTCACAGGCTTTGAGGCCTTTTATGCTGCTGAAG ATATTGATGAGTGCAAACGGCGGTTTGATGGTGAACCCCTCTGCAATCATCACTGTCACAACTACGTGGGGGGCTACTATTGCAGCTGTCGGGTTGGCTACACACTGCACGAAAACAAGAGGACGTGCACAG ACTTCTGTGTTACCTTGGGCGAGTCACTTGATACCAGCTTTGAACACCCATCTGCAAAACGAGAGGTGGCATCGCTGCCTGGACTTACTGGGAAGATGTTCG GACGGCGTACGGGGATCTCTGTGCGGAGGCGTGGTGCTATTTTTTGCTGCGTGAACACAGAGCAAGTTGATCCTCACAACCAGCACCTGGGCAGCTCCAAGCAGTTCTGGAAGATGCATTGCTTGAGTGCATCTGGGCTAAGGATCCCGGGAGCCCAATCTCCCGCCTTCGGTACTGCCCAGCATCTCACGCTTCAGTGGAAGACACAGTTCA CTGTGCTTGAAAACCTCGGACAGTGA
- the MASP2 gene encoding mannan-binding lectin serine protease 2 isoform X4 gives MQTHQKRFLPRGSERSRLRQESSVMRLFVLLATLYSGLSSSLVLQKMYGRITSPSFPNVYPNNKERIWNITVPEGYSVRIYFTHFNLELSYLCEYDYVKLSSGGRTLATLCGKDSTDTEEAPGNKTYISMDNNLMVVFRSDYSNEKPFTGFEAFYAAEDIDECKRRFDGEPLCNHHCHNYVGGYYCSCRVGYTLHENKRTCTDFCVTLGESLDTSFEHPSAKREVASLPGLTGKMFGKCHRGRCCRKWFGDRVAGQSSTGFNLIWKLFP, from the exons ATGCAAACACACCAGAAGAGGTTCCTTCCCCGGGGCTCGGAGCGGAGCAGGCTCAGGCAGGAGAGCAGCGTGATGAG GCTGTTTGTCTTGCTTGCTACGCTCTACAGTGGGCTAAGCAGCAGCCTTGTGCTGCAGAAAATGTATGGAAGGATCACGTCCCCCAGCTTCCCAAATGTCTACCCAAATAACAAGGAGAGGATCTGGAATATTACTGTCCCCGAGGGATATTCTGTCCGCATCTACTTCACCCATTTCAACCTGGAGCTGTCCTACCTGTGTGAATACGATTATGTGAAG CTGAGCTCTGGTGGGAGGACCTTGGCTACGCTGTGTGGGAAGGATAGTACAGACACTGAGGAGGCTCCGGGCAACAAGACCTACATCTCCATGGACAACAATCTCATGGTGGTGTTTCGGTCTGACTACTCCAATGAGAAACCATTCACAGGCTTTGAGGCCTTTTATGCTGCTGAAG ATATTGATGAGTGCAAACGGCGGTTTGATGGTGAACCCCTCTGCAATCATCACTGTCACAACTACGTGGGGGGCTACTATTGCAGCTGTCGGGTTGGCTACACACTGCACGAAAACAAGAGGACGTGCACAG ACTTCTGTGTTACCTTGGGCGAGTCACTTGATACCAGCTTTGAACACCCATCTGCAAAACGAGAGGTGGCATCGCTGCCTGGACTTACTGGGAAGATGTTCGGTAAGTGTCACAGAGGTAGATGCTGCAGAAAATGGTTTGGGGACAGAGTGGCTGGGCAAAGTTCTACTGGATTTAATCTCATTTGGAAGCTATTTCCATGA
- the MASP2 gene encoding mannan-binding lectin serine protease 2 isoform X6, giving the protein MQTHQKRFLPRGSERSRLRQESSVMRLFVLLATLYSGLSSSLVLQKMYGRITSPSFPNVYPNNKERIWNITVPEGYSVRIYFTHFNLELSYLCEYDYVKLSSGGRTLATLCGKDSTDTEEAPGNKTYISMDNNLMVVFRSDYSNEKPFTGFEAFYAAEDIDECKRRFDGEPLCNHHCHNYVGGYYCSCRVGYTLHENKRTCTA; this is encoded by the exons ATGCAAACACACCAGAAGAGGTTCCTTCCCCGGGGCTCGGAGCGGAGCAGGCTCAGGCAGGAGAGCAGCGTGATGAG GCTGTTTGTCTTGCTTGCTACGCTCTACAGTGGGCTAAGCAGCAGCCTTGTGCTGCAGAAAATGTATGGAAGGATCACGTCCCCCAGCTTCCCAAATGTCTACCCAAATAACAAGGAGAGGATCTGGAATATTACTGTCCCCGAGGGATATTCTGTCCGCATCTACTTCACCCATTTCAACCTGGAGCTGTCCTACCTGTGTGAATACGATTATGTGAAG CTGAGCTCTGGTGGGAGGACCTTGGCTACGCTGTGTGGGAAGGATAGTACAGACACTGAGGAGGCTCCGGGCAACAAGACCTACATCTCCATGGACAACAATCTCATGGTGGTGTTTCGGTCTGACTACTCCAATGAGAAACCATTCACAGGCTTTGAGGCCTTTTATGCTGCTGAAG ATATTGATGAGTGCAAACGGCGGTTTGATGGTGAACCCCTCTGCAATCATCACTGTCACAACTACGTGGGGGGCTACTATTGCAGCTGTCGGGTTGGCTACACACTGCACGAAAACAAGAGGACGTGCACAG caTGA
- the MASP2 gene encoding mannan-binding lectin serine protease 2 isoform X7, whose amino-acid sequence MYGRITSPSFPNVYPNNKERIWNITVPEGYSVRIYFTHFNLELSYLCEYDYVKLSSGGRTLATLCGKDSTDTEEAPGNKTYISMDNNLMVVFRSDYSNEKPFTGFEAFYAAEDIDECKRRFDGEPLCNHHCHNYVGGYYCSCRVGYTLHENKRTCTA is encoded by the exons ATGTATGGAAGGATCACGTCCCCCAGCTTCCCAAATGTCTACCCAAATAACAAGGAGAGGATCTGGAATATTACTGTCCCCGAGGGATATTCTGTCCGCATCTACTTCACCCATTTCAACCTGGAGCTGTCCTACCTGTGTGAATACGATTATGTGAAG CTGAGCTCTGGTGGGAGGACCTTGGCTACGCTGTGTGGGAAGGATAGTACAGACACTGAGGAGGCTCCGGGCAACAAGACCTACATCTCCATGGACAACAATCTCATGGTGGTGTTTCGGTCTGACTACTCCAATGAGAAACCATTCACAGGCTTTGAGGCCTTTTATGCTGCTGAAG ATATTGATGAGTGCAAACGGCGGTTTGATGGTGAACCCCTCTGCAATCATCACTGTCACAACTACGTGGGGGGCTACTATTGCAGCTGTCGGGTTGGCTACACACTGCACGAAAACAAGAGGACGTGCACAG caTGA
- the MASP2 gene encoding mannan-binding lectin serine protease 2 isoform X5 codes for MQTHQKRFLPRGSERSRLRQESSVMRLFVLLATLYSGLSSSLVLQKMYGRITSPSFPNVYPNNKERIWNITVPEGYSVRIYFTHFNLELSYLCEYDYVKLSSGGRTLATLCGKDSTDTEEAPGNKTYISMDNNLMVVFRSDYSNEKPFTGFEAFYAAEDIDECKRRFDGEPLCNHHCHNYVGGYYCSCRVGYTLHENKRTCTGELLLDQETLPCFPVTNSLWPWLPGSDSRFKLLVSPVCWNRPIHSSSPS; via the exons ATGCAAACACACCAGAAGAGGTTCCTTCCCCGGGGCTCGGAGCGGAGCAGGCTCAGGCAGGAGAGCAGCGTGATGAG GCTGTTTGTCTTGCTTGCTACGCTCTACAGTGGGCTAAGCAGCAGCCTTGTGCTGCAGAAAATGTATGGAAGGATCACGTCCCCCAGCTTCCCAAATGTCTACCCAAATAACAAGGAGAGGATCTGGAATATTACTGTCCCCGAGGGATATTCTGTCCGCATCTACTTCACCCATTTCAACCTGGAGCTGTCCTACCTGTGTGAATACGATTATGTGAAG CTGAGCTCTGGTGGGAGGACCTTGGCTACGCTGTGTGGGAAGGATAGTACAGACACTGAGGAGGCTCCGGGCAACAAGACCTACATCTCCATGGACAACAATCTCATGGTGGTGTTTCGGTCTGACTACTCCAATGAGAAACCATTCACAGGCTTTGAGGCCTTTTATGCTGCTGAAG ATATTGATGAGTGCAAACGGCGGTTTGATGGTGAACCCCTCTGCAATCATCACTGTCACAACTACGTGGGGGGCTACTATTGCAGCTGTCGGGTTGGCTACACACTGCACGAAAACAAGAGGACGTGCACAGGTGAGCTCTTGCTAGATCAGGAGACGCTTCCCTGCTTCCCTGTTACAAACTCTCTCTGGCCATGGCTGCCTGGGTCTGATTCAAGATTCAAACTCCTCGTATCTCCAGTTTGTTGGAACAGACCTATTCATTCATCCTCCCCTTCCTGA